In Vibrio sp. JC009, a single window of DNA contains:
- a CDS encoding DUF2813 domain-containing protein: MQLQRIDISGFRGIKRLSLTFDELTTLIGENTWGKSSLLDALSIALPAETIPYEFKMQDFHVDYAIAHPQTQNIQIILTFVPSYDGEEHSGRYRKIKPIWTQDETGQKKIIYRISADRDLYKISQSFSFLNEEGETLALHHSEKLAIELMSLHPVIRLRDSRRLRSYENGKAQDQINSRMERRIENTCRRLLHIPGHVSKGEIKSSLNSMQDLLEHYFSFKPRKKDITNKQRDSLLFSSSSNSNSLIQEIKEAKNTQSRLLILVLLNNYLQAKGPVNLRKCARPIFIIEDPEGRLHPTHLLRAWNLVNLIPMQKIITTNSADLLAAVPIYSIRRLVRHSEKTVAMSLPYKMLGRDELRRVGFHIRFHRSSALFARCWLLVEGETEVWLFNEIAKMQGYNLAAEGVHIIEFAQSGLKSLLKVARAFGIDWHVVTDGDAAGKKYSHTVRNMLGNDLENHRLTELPERDIEHYLYAHGFEFFFKDLIKVPRDHPIPAKKVINRVLKKYAKPDLALAIVSQCEDSGVECIPQLIRMTLKRVITMANGNT, encoded by the coding sequence ATGCAGTTACAACGTATTGATATCTCAGGATTCCGGGGCATTAAACGTCTGTCTCTTACTTTCGATGAACTTACCACGCTCATTGGTGAAAACACCTGGGGTAAGTCTTCCCTGCTTGATGCACTTTCCATTGCACTTCCCGCTGAAACCATTCCCTATGAATTTAAAATGCAGGATTTCCATGTGGATTATGCCATTGCGCATCCGCAAACGCAGAATATTCAGATCATTCTGACCTTTGTCCCCAGCTATGACGGTGAAGAGCATTCAGGCCGGTACCGGAAAATCAAACCCATCTGGACACAGGATGAGACAGGCCAGAAAAAAATAATCTACCGGATAAGTGCCGACCGGGATCTTTACAAAATATCCCAGAGTTTCTCTTTTTTAAACGAAGAAGGCGAAACACTGGCTTTACATCACTCTGAAAAACTGGCCATTGAGCTGATGTCACTGCATCCGGTTATTCGTCTGCGTGACTCACGCCGTTTACGTAGCTACGAAAACGGTAAGGCTCAGGATCAAATCAATTCCAGAATGGAACGGAGAATAGAAAATACCTGTCGCAGGCTGCTGCATATTCCCGGTCATGTGAGTAAAGGCGAAATAAAAAGCAGCCTGAATTCAATGCAGGATCTGCTGGAGCACTATTTTTCATTTAAACCACGCAAAAAGGATATCACTAACAAACAGCGCGATAGCCTGCTGTTTTCGTCGTCTTCAAACTCCAACAGCCTGATTCAGGAGATAAAAGAGGCGAAAAACACACAATCAAGATTACTTATACTTGTTCTTCTGAATAATTACCTTCAGGCCAAAGGTCCGGTGAACCTGAGAAAATGCGCCCGGCCGATATTTATTATTGAAGATCCTGAAGGCCGCTTACATCCAACGCATCTGCTCAGAGCCTGGAATCTGGTCAACCTGATCCCGATGCAGAAAATCATTACAACCAACAGTGCTGATTTGCTGGCAGCGGTTCCTATTTACTCCATAAGAAGACTTGTCAGGCATTCGGAAAAAACCGTCGCTATGTCGCTGCCCTATAAAATGCTGGGAAGAGACGAACTAAGAAGAGTCGGCTTTCATATCCGTTTCCACCGCTCCAGCGCGCTGTTTGCAAGGTGCTGGTTGCTGGTTGAAGGAGAAACCGAAGTCTGGCTGTTTAATGAAATCGCAAAGATGCAGGGCTATAACCTTGCTGCAGAAGGCGTACATATTATTGAGTTCGCCCAGTCCGGGCTTAAATCTCTGTTAAAAGTCGCCAGAGCTTTTGGTATTGACTGGCATGTGGTCACCGATGGTGATGCTGCAGGTAAAAAATACTCTCATACCGTCAGGAATATGCTGGGCAACGATCTGGAAAATCACCGCCTGACAGAATTACCGGAAAGGGACATTGAACACTACTTATATGCACACGGTTTTGAGTTCTTTTTTAAAGATCTTATCAAAGTACCGCGCGACCACCCTATTCCGGCTAAAAAAGTGATCAACCGGGTACTGAAAAAGTACGCAAAACCCGATTTAGCCCTTGCTATCGTCTCACAGTGCGAAGATAGCGGCGTAGAATGCATTCCACAGCTGATCAGAATGACCTTAAAACGAGTCATCACCATGGCAAACGGAAATACATAA
- a CDS encoding DUF1097 domain-containing protein, with product MSALFAISVTTGILSALWGWASISMGLITWAGFLGCTSYFASPKDGIKGLGSSLIANMSGVFWAMVIIHGSSLISMELMGFVLTGVVSFFMCIQAKQSILAYIPGTFIGCCATFAAEGNWSLVIPSLLVGGVFGYLMKATGLYVKAWYEARETKKVEQSAIA from the coding sequence ATGAGCGCACTCTTTGCTATTTCAGTGACAACAGGGATTTTGTCTGCATTATGGGGATGGGCATCTATTTCCATGGGACTGATCACCTGGGCAGGGTTTCTGGGCTGTACCAGTTATTTTGCGTCACCAAAGGATGGCATTAAGGGGCTGGGTTCAAGCCTTATTGCAAATATGTCCGGTGTTTTCTGGGCCATGGTGATTATTCATGGTTCAAGTCTGATATCAATGGAATTGATGGGCTTTGTTCTTACTGGCGTTGTCTCTTTCTTTATGTGCATTCAGGCTAAGCAATCTATCCTGGCTTACATTCCTGGTACTTTTATCGGTTGCTGTGCGACATTTGCCGCAGAGGGTAACTGGAGCCTTGTTATCCCATCGCTTTTAGTGGGTGGTGTTTTCGGATATCTGATGAAGGCCACCGGCCTTTATGTCAAAGCCTGGTATGAAGCCCGCGAAACAAAGAAAGTTGAACAATCAGCAATAGCGTAA
- a CDS encoding LysR substrate-binding domain-containing protein, with product MRYSLKQLAVFDAVADTGSVSQAAENLALTQSATSMSLSQFEKVLGRPLFERQGKRMALTHWGMWLRPKAKRLLQDAQQIELGFFDQHLISGEIRICASQTPAEHLVPELISIIDTDFPEMRIQLGVRSSNGVIDGVLNYKYDLGIVEGRVDDSRINQEVWCRDHLTVVVSAHHPFAKRDQVSLAQLEQAKWVLREIGSGTRKIFDSSIHNLISDLDVWREYEHVPVLRSMVENGPYVSCLPYLDVERHIKSGQLVALNVPELKMERTLSFIWRADMAENPLADCIKREGQRMMKGKPSVF from the coding sequence ATGCGGTACTCATTAAAGCAGTTGGCAGTTTTTGATGCGGTAGCTGATACGGGAAGTGTCAGTCAGGCCGCAGAAAACCTTGCGTTAACCCAGTCGGCAACCAGTATGTCGCTTTCCCAGTTTGAAAAGGTACTCGGACGTCCGCTGTTTGAAAGACAGGGAAAACGGATGGCGCTTACCCATTGGGGAATGTGGCTGAGACCAAAGGCCAAAAGGCTTCTCCAGGATGCGCAGCAAATTGAGCTGGGCTTTTTTGATCAACACCTTATCAGTGGCGAGATCCGCATTTGCGCCAGCCAGACCCCGGCGGAACACCTCGTACCAGAACTTATCAGTATTATTGATACCGATTTTCCTGAGATGAGAATTCAGCTTGGGGTAAGAAGTTCCAACGGCGTTATCGACGGTGTCCTTAACTATAAGTATGACCTTGGTATCGTTGAAGGGCGGGTGGATGACAGCCGGATTAATCAGGAAGTCTGGTGCAGGGATCACCTGACGGTTGTGGTCTCCGCGCATCATCCGTTTGCCAAACGGGATCAGGTCAGTCTTGCACAGCTGGAGCAGGCTAAATGGGTGCTGCGGGAAATCGGCTCGGGTACACGCAAAATATTTGATAGCTCCATTCATAATCTTATATCAGACCTTGATGTATGGCGTGAATATGAGCACGTTCCGGTACTTCGCAGCATGGTAGAGAATGGTCCCTATGTAAGCTGCCTGCCTTATCTGGATGTGGAAAGACATATAAAGAGCGGTCAGCTGGTCGCACTGAATGTGCCAGAGCTAAAAATGGAGAGAACCTTGTCCTTTATCTGGCGAGCAGATATGGCGGAGAACCCTCTGGCTGATTGCATTAAAAGAGAAGGGCAGAGAATGATGAAAGGAAAGCCAAGCGTTTTCTGA
- the focA gene encoding formate transporter FocA — protein sequence MPTSNTVDMKQIFSPKEMMAEAEKFADGKVKKTTSMTISLAIMAGAFIGLAFLFYITVTTGNTNTGWGISRLAGGLAFSMGLILIVLCGGELFTSSVLSCIAWANRKISFQTMLTLWAKVYLGNFIGAILLVALVTGAGLYQLDGGQWGLNALHIAQHKLHHTTSQAISLGILCNFLVCLAIWLTFSTQNALAKAFMVMLPVAMFVSSGFEHCVANMFMVPLGIVIKTTAPAEFWTQLGVSADHFADLNLHHFITANLLPVTLGNIIGGSVLVGLSNWSIYRRPELVKAEISSITTKIKTDNVKELTMNNHLQIKDIMNPAPVVLRADMPVELALDSLLDNREQGAPVVDMNGKLVGFFSVHDVMVELWCQDYIPVEGQKVVDLMSRDLLAIDANDSLVSVAEFMCIDKEQLYPATDMGIAIRMTSLSVEERAKSMQVKKPQILPVLENDVLVGTVSRLNVATALRAVYGERIDMVEADEVLVSA from the coding sequence ATGCCGACATCTAATACAGTGGACATGAAGCAAATATTCTCTCCCAAAGAGATGATGGCCGAAGCTGAAAAGTTTGCAGACGGTAAAGTCAAAAAAACCACCAGCATGACCATTAGCCTTGCCATTATGGCAGGTGCATTTATAGGCCTGGCTTTTCTTTTTTATATAACCGTTACCACCGGAAATACCAATACCGGCTGGGGAATAAGCCGTCTTGCTGGTGGACTTGCCTTTAGTATGGGGCTGATCCTTATTGTGCTTTGCGGCGGAGAGCTGTTTACCAGTTCTGTACTTTCCTGCATTGCGTGGGCAAACCGCAAGATCAGCTTTCAGACTATGCTGACGCTTTGGGCAAAGGTGTACCTTGGTAACTTTATCGGAGCGATTTTACTGGTAGCACTGGTAACCGGAGCTGGCCTGTATCAACTTGATGGCGGTCAATGGGGACTTAATGCGCTGCATATTGCTCAGCATAAGCTGCACCACACCACATCTCAGGCAATTTCTCTGGGTATTCTGTGTAACTTCCTGGTTTGCCTGGCTATCTGGCTTACCTTCAGTACACAAAATGCACTGGCAAAAGCATTTATGGTCATGCTGCCTGTTGCCATGTTTGTCAGCAGCGGATTTGAACACTGCGTCGCAAACATGTTTATGGTGCCGCTGGGTATCGTAATAAAAACTACCGCGCCTGCAGAGTTCTGGACACAACTTGGTGTTTCCGCAGACCATTTTGCAGACTTAAACCTTCATCACTTTATTACTGCGAACCTGCTGCCTGTCACACTTGGCAACATTATTGGCGGTTCGGTTCTGGTCGGATTATCTAACTGGTCTATCTACCGCCGGCCTGAACTGGTTAAAGCAGAAATCAGCTCTATTACAACAAAGATTAAGACGGACAACGTTAAGGAACTTACTATGAACAACCATCTACAAATTAAAGACATCATGAACCCAGCGCCAGTAGTACTAAGAGCAGATATGCCGGTTGAACTGGCCCTTGACTCACTGCTGGACAATCGTGAACAAGGCGCGCCTGTTGTTGATATGAATGGTAAGTTAGTCGGCTTTTTCTCTGTGCATGATGTTATGGTTGAGCTTTGGTGCCAGGACTATATCCCGGTTGAAGGTCAGAAGGTAGTTGATTTGATGAGCCGCGATCTGTTGGCTATTGATGCGAATGATTCTCTGGTTTCTGTTGCTGAGTTTATGTGTATCGATAAAGAACAGCTCTACCCTGCAACTGATATGGGCATCGCTATCCGAATGACCTCACTTTCCGTTGAAGAAAGAGCGAAAAGCATGCAGGTCAAAAAACCGCAGATTCTTCCTGTGCTGGAAAACGATGTGTTGGTAGGAACCGTATCTCGTTTAAATGTGGCTACTGCGCTTAGAGCTGTGTATGGCGAGCGTATTGATATGGTTGAAGCTGACGAAGTGCTTGTTAGTGCATAA
- a CDS encoding AraC family transcriptional regulator: MFENNKKMFESVIGDFEPPESWKDLTYLAPGCKERFITLSDYPELGDEGVVMAGLSELKDGYQIERAGPEVHSILCTLEGEGMLTTPEFQARLKPNTLTILPARSLFRFELPEESPGWKMLWILLPEASKWDYLNEFGQSVVPFHKAEELWSMLVLLHSEAGGRANYRKLLVSEMSRLLTGVEGKKYTSSMRVQVMFNEIESQLQMPWTVRGMAEKCFISEEQLNRITKSLYGCSPRSRLISLRMEKAADLLHNSDWTVGMIAQRLGYNDPYNFTHRFKAYFGCSPRNYRKREV, encoded by the coding sequence ATGTTCGAAAATAACAAAAAGATGTTTGAATCTGTCATTGGTGATTTTGAGCCACCAGAGAGCTGGAAGGATCTCACATACCTGGCGCCTGGCTGTAAAGAGCGTTTTATTACCTTGTCAGATTACCCTGAGTTGGGGGACGAAGGTGTTGTGATGGCTGGCTTATCCGAACTAAAAGATGGCTATCAGATAGAGAGAGCCGGTCCCGAAGTGCACTCCATTCTATGTACCCTGGAAGGGGAAGGCATGCTCACCACTCCGGAGTTTCAGGCTCGTTTAAAGCCGAATACATTAACGATTCTGCCTGCAAGATCTCTGTTCCGTTTTGAGCTTCCGGAAGAAAGTCCAGGCTGGAAAATGCTCTGGATCCTGCTGCCCGAAGCGAGCAAATGGGACTACCTCAATGAGTTCGGACAAAGTGTTGTGCCGTTCCATAAAGCCGAAGAGCTCTGGTCTATGCTGGTTCTGCTGCACAGTGAAGCCGGTGGCCGGGCAAACTACCGCAAGCTTTTAGTCAGTGAGATGTCCCGTCTGCTCACTGGCGTGGAAGGAAAGAAATATACCTCTTCCATGCGGGTTCAGGTGATGTTCAACGAAATTGAATCCCAGCTTCAGATGCCCTGGACCGTTCGCGGAATGGCAGAAAAGTGCTTTATCAGTGAAGAGCAACTAAACCGTATCACCAAGTCTCTTTACGGCTGTTCACCGCGAAGCCGTCTGATTTCTCTGAGAATGGAAAAAGCGGCAGATCTGCTGCATAACAGCGACTGGACAGTGGGCATGATAGCGCAGCGCCTTGGTTACAATGATCCTTATAACTTTACCCACAGATTTAAGGCGTATTTTGGTTGTTCACCAAGGAACTATAGAAAAAGAGAGGTTTAA
- a CDS encoding MATE family efflux transporter produces MTIQIQNKTTPPHLLSRVAKLALPVALQSALVAILALADVIMVSDFGKEATAAVGIASKWHFVAIMIMAGLSTANGILVSQYWGKNDSASAKTVSLMAVRMGAWIILPVTAVITLASPLIMQLQTSDSAVIELGSDYLWFGFPVLILTHIVLVIESSMRSSNDAMTPLYMGSVTIFLNIGLNFWLIKGGLGIEAMGVAGAALATTLARVAQVLMMLAYMKKTNHWLLRSKILTQQDKLAVSFKKMAIPTSSNAFLWAMGTLTYQMIIGHMGTTELAVFSMLGPFEGLCYSAFFGIATACSVITGQSLGKDDFSEAINNSRFFLKLVFCVGISLSSVLLLERDLLLSWLNLKSSEYYVYALPAISVLCAAIWLRMLNLIIINGILRAGGETRFCLRMDFIAMWLVGIPLTAYGAFIAEWSFTWVYLLIVSEEIVKFSLCFHRYLQLKWVNNLTLAHN; encoded by the coding sequence ATGACAATTCAAATTCAAAATAAAACGACTCCACCCCACTTACTGTCTAGGGTGGCAAAGCTTGCATTACCAGTTGCCTTACAGAGTGCTCTGGTGGCGATTCTTGCGTTGGCAGACGTAATCATGGTCAGCGATTTCGGTAAAGAAGCGACTGCAGCTGTGGGAATCGCCTCAAAATGGCATTTTGTCGCCATTATGATTATGGCCGGTCTTAGCACAGCAAACGGCATACTTGTTTCGCAATACTGGGGCAAAAACGATTCTGCTTCAGCAAAAACCGTCTCACTGATGGCGGTGCGCATGGGCGCCTGGATTATTTTACCGGTTACCGCTGTTATCACTCTCGCTTCACCTTTGATCATGCAACTGCAAACCAGTGATTCTGCTGTTATCGAACTGGGATCGGATTACCTGTGGTTCGGCTTTCCGGTGTTAATTCTTACTCATATTGTGCTGGTGATTGAGTCCAGTATGCGTTCCAGTAATGATGCTATGACGCCGCTTTATATGGGGTCGGTCACCATCTTTCTGAATATCGGTCTTAACTTCTGGCTGATTAAAGGCGGGTTAGGTATCGAAGCTATGGGCGTAGCCGGAGCGGCGCTGGCAACAACGCTGGCACGTGTTGCTCAGGTTCTTATGATGCTTGCCTATATGAAAAAGACCAATCACTGGCTGCTGCGTAGCAAAATTCTGACTCAGCAGGACAAACTGGCGGTTTCATTTAAAAAAATGGCCATCCCTACCTCATCTAATGCATTTTTGTGGGCGATGGGAACTCTGACTTATCAGATGATTATCGGCCATATGGGCACCACAGAACTGGCGGTGTTTAGTATGCTTGGTCCTTTCGAGGGACTTTGTTACTCAGCCTTTTTCGGTATTGCGACGGCCTGCTCTGTGATTACCGGGCAAAGCCTGGGTAAGGACGATTTTTCCGAAGCGATTAACAACTCAAGGTTTTTTCTGAAGCTGGTATTTTGTGTGGGAATTTCACTAAGTAGCGTACTGCTTCTTGAGCGGGATCTGCTGCTGAGCTGGCTAAACTTAAAAAGCAGTGAGTATTATGTTTACGCACTCCCGGCTATTTCGGTATTGTGCGCGGCCATCTGGCTGAGAATGCTGAACCTGATCATTATCAACGGCATTCTTCGTGCCGGCGGTGAAACCAGATTCTGCTTGAGAATGGATTTTATTGCCATGTGGCTGGTCGGAATTCCGTTAACCGCCTACGGTGCCTTTATTGCCGAGTGGAGTTTTACCTGGGTTTATCTGCTTATCGTATCGGAAGAGATTGTTAAGTTTTCACTCTGCTTCCACCGGTATTTACAGCTTAAGTGGGTGAACAACCTGACACTGGCGCACAACTGA
- a CDS encoding nitrous oxide-stimulated promoter family protein, whose amino-acid sequence MKESKILEGELVTEFKTLVAMMNIYCRNHHQTKVLCSECEELLNYAETKLDRCPYGQEKPACNKCPIHCYKPAEKEQMRAVMRYAGPRMLLRHPLLAIRHLRHEKMELPEKPLPNMSNRYIRLNRDKIT is encoded by the coding sequence ATGAAAGAAAGCAAAATTCTGGAAGGCGAACTGGTCACCGAGTTTAAAACACTTGTCGCAATGATGAATATCTACTGCAGAAATCATCATCAGACAAAAGTGCTATGCAGTGAGTGTGAAGAGTTATTGAATTATGCCGAAACCAAGCTTGACCGTTGCCCTTATGGTCAGGAGAAGCCCGCCTGCAACAAATGTCCGATACACTGTTACAAACCAGCGGAAAAAGAGCAGATGAGAGCGGTTATGCGCTACGCCGGTCCAAGAATGCTGCTACGCCATCCTTTGCTGGCAATCAGGCATCTCCGGCATGAAAAAATGGAGTTACCTGAAAAGCCGCTTCCGAATATGTCTAACCGCTATATCCGTCTTAACCGGGACAAGATTACCTGA
- a CDS encoding AMP-binding protein: MNSQDRPWLNSYPNDVPPTVDVDKYQNINEMFKESFAKNADKAAFVNMGHSLTYRELDEKSTAFAAYLQNALKMKKGDRIALMMPNLLQYPITILGALKAGLVVVNVNPLYTPRELQHQLRDSGATTIVAVTNFGNNLQQIIGKTSVKHVILTRIGDELAAHKRTLVNFAVKYIKRMVPKYSLPGAISLKRALTQGKNMFFNEPVIDSEDLAYLQYTGGTTGLAKGAMLTHRNVMANVLQVDAHFSPRSSCENEHAVTPLPLYHIFANSVSMMLIMYFGGTNLLITNPRDLNSFVSDLKKFPFTMIFGLNTLFNGLNKHAGFRNLDFSNANFTIAGGMATQKHVADEWQKITGMPIIEGYGLTECSPVVAGGMHTQQSFIPSIGVPMPSTDLRIVDNDGNELDVGEVGEIQIRGPQVMKGYWQQDLETKEVMHEGGWISSGDIGRMDEKGFFYIEDRKKDMILVSGFNVFPTEIEEVATLHPKVVEAAAVGVPDKVAGERVKLIVVTSAPVTPEELKKHCRHHLTGYKIPKVVEFREELPKTNVGKILRRELRD, from the coding sequence ATGAACTCTCAAGACAGACCCTGGCTTAATAGCTACCCCAATGATGTTCCGCCTACCGTGGACGTCGACAAATACCAGAACATCAACGAAATGTTCAAAGAGTCTTTTGCGAAAAACGCAGATAAAGCGGCATTCGTGAATATGGGCCACTCCCTTACTTACCGGGAACTGGATGAAAAAAGTACGGCGTTTGCGGCTTACCTGCAAAATGCGCTGAAAATGAAGAAAGGTGACCGTATCGCGCTGATGATGCCTAACCTGCTTCAGTACCCGATCACCATTTTAGGCGCACTAAAAGCCGGTCTGGTCGTGGTTAACGTTAACCCTCTTTACACGCCAAGAGAGCTGCAGCACCAGTTACGTGACTCAGGTGCCACCACTATTGTTGCTGTGACAAACTTTGGCAACAACCTGCAGCAGATTATCGGTAAAACCAGCGTTAAGCATGTGATTCTGACCCGCATTGGTGACGAACTTGCCGCGCATAAAAGAACACTGGTTAACTTTGCGGTTAAGTACATTAAGCGAATGGTGCCTAAGTACAGCCTGCCTGGCGCTATCTCTCTGAAGCGTGCGTTAACTCAGGGCAAAAACATGTTCTTTAATGAACCTGTGATTGATAGTGAAGATCTTGCCTACCTGCAGTATACCGGGGGAACAACCGGCCTTGCTAAGGGCGCGATGCTAACCCACAGAAACGTGATGGCGAACGTGCTTCAGGTAGATGCTCACTTTTCACCAAGAAGCTCCTGTGAAAACGAACATGCCGTAACACCGCTGCCGCTCTATCATATTTTTGCAAACTCAGTGAGCATGATGCTGATTATGTACTTTGGCGGTACAAACCTGCTAATTACCAACCCGAGAGATCTGAACTCTTTTGTCAGTGACCTGAAAAAGTTCCCGTTCACCATGATCTTCGGTCTGAATACCCTGTTTAATGGCTTAAATAAGCATGCGGGTTTCCGAAACCTTGATTTTAGCAATGCCAACTTCACCATTGCCGGTGGTATGGCAACGCAAAAGCATGTTGCCGATGAGTGGCAGAAAATCACAGGCATGCCGATTATCGAAGGCTACGGTCTGACAGAGTGCTCTCCTGTCGTTGCCGGAGGCATGCATACTCAACAGTCCTTTATTCCTTCTATCGGCGTTCCTATGCCATCAACCGACCTCAGAATCGTTGATAACGACGGAAACGAGCTTGATGTGGGTGAAGTGGGCGAAATCCAGATTCGCGGCCCTCAGGTCATGAAGGGATACTGGCAGCAGGATCTTGAGACCAAAGAGGTGATGCACGAAGGTGGTTGGATCAGCTCAGGTGATATCGGCCGTATGGACGAAAAGGGCTTCTTCTATATTGAAGACCGCAAAAAAGACATGATTCTGGTTTCCGGCTTTAACGTCTTCCCGACGGAAATCGAAGAAGTGGCAACACTGCATCCGAAAGTGGTCGAAGCTGCCGCTGTCGGCGTTCCGGACAAAGTAGCTGGCGAGCGTGTAAAACTGATTGTGGTAACCAGCGCACCGGTGACACCGGAAGAGCTTAAAAAGCACTGCAGACATCACCTGACCGGATACAAAATACCGAAAGTTGTCGAGTTCCGTGAAGAATTGCCAAAAACAAACGTTGGTAAAATTCTAAGGCGCGAGCTAAGAGACTAA
- a CDS encoding GTP-binding protein yields the protein MTNKVPTNVITGFLGVGKTTAILNLLKNKPENESWAVLVNEFGEIGIDGAMMTEHGALIKEVPGGCMCCTAGVPMSVGINTLLRQGPDRLLIEPTGLGHPKQVVATLTSEQYSPYVDLKATIALLDPRNLSDVKYTSNSNFNDQLDSADIVIANKADLCDESHLDSFSRWLDKQTPKKIYAAETQCGQIEPDILDMVRSERNASPRAEHHHHHHSELAPDFELPAGEKFIRRENKGQGYYSCGWLFDSELIFSFDGLFGLFASVQAERLKAVVNTEKGCYAFNVSNGIVSVNEMSLEGYESRIEIINREELSWLEIEAQLRILYS from the coding sequence ATGACAAACAAAGTCCCGACTAATGTAATCACAGGATTCTTGGGGGTTGGTAAAACGACGGCTATCCTGAACTTGCTTAAAAATAAACCAGAAAATGAGTCATGGGCCGTATTAGTAAACGAGTTTGGTGAAATTGGTATTGATGGCGCGATGATGACCGAGCATGGTGCCTTAATCAAAGAAGTGCCGGGCGGGTGCATGTGTTGCACGGCTGGTGTTCCTATGTCGGTGGGAATTAATACCCTGCTGCGCCAGGGACCGGACAGACTGCTGATTGAGCCCACAGGGTTAGGCCACCCAAAGCAGGTCGTGGCAACGCTGACTTCAGAGCAGTATTCTCCCTACGTAGATCTAAAGGCAACCATTGCACTTCTGGATCCGCGTAACCTTTCTGATGTTAAGTACACAAGCAACTCCAACTTTAACGACCAGCTTGATAGTGCCGACATTGTTATCGCTAACAAGGCGGACTTATGTGATGAGTCGCATCTGGACAGCTTTTCCCGCTGGCTGGATAAACAGACACCGAAAAAAATCTATGCCGCAGAGACGCAGTGCGGTCAAATAGAGCCAGACATTCTTGATATGGTCAGAAGCGAAAGAAATGCTTCACCCCGTGCGGAGCATCATCACCACCATCACAGTGAACTTGCGCCTGACTTTGAGTTGCCAGCGGGTGAAAAGTTTATCCGCAGGGAGAACAAAGGGCAGGGCTATTATAGCTGTGGCTGGTTGTTTGATTCAGAGCTGATCTTTAGCTTTGACGGACTTTTTGGTTTGTTTGCGTCTGTTCAGGCAGAGAGATTAAAAGCGGTAGTCAATACCGAAAAGGGCTGCTACGCATTTAACGTGTCGAACGGGATTGTATCTGTGAACGAAATGAGCCTGGAAGGTTATGAGTCCAGAATAGAGATTATCAATAGAGAAGAGCTTTCCTGGCTGGAGATTGAAGCTCAGTTGCGGATACTTTATTCCTAG